A window of the Plasmodium vivax chromosome 12, whole genome shotgun sequence genome harbors these coding sequences:
- a CDS encoding hypothetical protein, conserved (encoded by transcript PVX_117885A) translates to MKHRSHLKQQNKHFKKLKSHKKNNKSAKNQQKKKKKNLIQKYSSILHRALQSHNSKVSNIKSELEEKSKYIPFYNCLNICLLGFHEDADVLSFKKEFIKYLCEKNGDNVITDTINLYDIYTVHAEKKKKRSLVIYDIPRDIYGIIDGTKCADVVLCIFKDGTIEDSSFDELGYNLLSLLKIQGVPSVIGVGYNTDESSKYSQKFVTRYFNSEFTQHDKIFFINGSGGNTDRASKSGDFYKLYSEIMNMKVRSVSYREGRGYMMVNSYAYNEQTDSVYLKGFVKGAGFNVHNPVHITNAGDYYIDDIYVIDVMTSKRSSGEEKADKLLNRFGQRDQSEGFNSNFLSDILSRQTSPDANFYYNCNNIDYNFLPIQNCKNRCNMNEEDDLVCVRPYTEEEHHMQCDNLMTLMDSSRAEVTTGRGPSERLPCERLPSERLPNSRDDHSSEGVDLVYKFNLDSALSHGGSNQKGWLHSGSNGATCVEKPTTFNELYASSTNFSSNNTYGGTDQRCQSNHSWAHVSNEKHEVGEDFICSYNRSETLNARKYFLESTKPFRKEEVHLRSGEESRASSSAEESEDDLDVDDEEGDVPTNGEMTNATNGEMTNGTNDDDLERDSNNSDHVYLCKNISAKERFKKYRILQSFKSSYIDVYEDLPLAYSRIYDYENYENLSKYSKKKFVENSRIVRGEFTVTDAYCLFVIKNDGKLLHLINDIKKKNLPIVVSSLLPYERKVTVVNMEVERMASYSEKVESKEVFEIVCGFRHFIGCPIFSEQIIKGIQSKGKYEKHLKHGKKYVASIFGFTTVTNAPVFLIKRVPSGGNANLCFLAARGGESEMGLIGQLGGNTLQLGHCHYSGEEPNVVHTSADAYANYGADCASTTPVIVAHGKVVNCDCKRIIMKRISLCGDIFKIHKKKAVIRNMFYRPEDINYFKPAQLHTKFGLTGKILESLGTHGKMKCLFSNVLKQHDKVFIFLYKRVYPMWFPPTWGGDPRLGPDDKPVQRKMKR, encoded by the coding sequence ATGAAGCACAGGTCGCATTTGAAACAGCAGAataagcattttaaaaagctaaAGAGTCATAAGAAGAATAATAAGAGTGCGAAAAATCagcaaaagaagaagaaaaaaaatttaatccaAAAGTACAGCAGCATATTACATCGGGCACTTCAGTCCCATAACAGCAAAGTGAGCAACATAAAGAGCGAACTGGAGGAAAAATCAAAGTACATCCCCTTCTATAACTGCTTAAATATTTGCCTGTTAGGGTTCCACGAAGATGCCGATGTACTCTCATTTAAGAAAGAGTTTATAAAATACctgtgtgaaaaaaatggagataaTGTCATAACGGACACTATAAATTTGTACGACATATATACAGTAcacgcagaaaaaaaaaaaaaaagatcgcTTGTAATTTATGACATTCCGAGAGACATTTACGGAATTATAGATGGAACAAAATGTGCAGACGTCGTCTTGTGTATATTTAAGGATGGGACAATTGAAGATTCTTCGTTCGACGAATTGGGTTACAACCTTCTTtcgcttttaaaaatacaagGTGTCCCTTCCGTCATCGGGGTGGGGTATAACACGGACGAAAGCAGCAAATATTCTCAGAAATTCGTGACTAGGTATTTCAACTCTGAGTTTACGCaacatgataaaatatttttcatcaaCGGGAGTGGCGGCAACACTGACCGCGCAAGCAAGAGTGGagatttttacaaactgtACAGCGAAATTATGAATATGAAAGTACGAAGCGTTTCTTATCGGGAGGGCAGGGGTTACATGATGGTCAATTCTTATGCGTACAATGAGCAGACGGACTCCGTTTATTTGAAGGGCTTTGTCAAAGGGGCAGGGTTTAATGTCCATAACCCTGTGCACATAACAAACGCGGGTGACTACTACATTGATGATATATACGTCATAGATGTGATGACGTCCAAGAGGAGTAGcggtgaagaaaaagcagaTAAATTGCTAAATCGGTTCGGTCAGAGAGACCAAAGTGAAGGATTTaattccaattttttaagtgaCATTCTGAGCAGACAGACGTCCCCCGACGCGAACTTTTACTATAACTGTAATAACATTGACTATAACTTTTTGCCCATTcagaattgtaaaaataggTGTAACATGAATGAGGAGGATGACTTAGTGTGCGTACGTCCCTACACCGAGGAGGAGCATCACATGCAGTGCGATAATTTAATGACGCTTATGGATAGCAGCAGAGCGGAGGTGACCACCGGGAGAGGGCCAAGTGAGAGACTGCCATGTGAGAGATTGCCAAGTGAGAGACTGCCAAACAGCAGGGATGATCATTCCAGCGAGGGAGTCGACCTTGTGTATAAATTCAATTTGGACAGTGCATTATCCCACGGGGGTAGCAACCAAAAGGGATGGCTTCACAGCGGCAGTAACGGCGCCACCTGCGTGGAGAAGCCCACTACGTTCAATGAGTTGTACGCATCCTCCACCAACTTTAGTAGCAATAACACGTATGGAGGCACAGACCAAAGGTGCCAGTCCAACCATTCGTGGGCACATGTGTCCAACGAGAAGCACGAAGTGGGGGAAGATTTCATATGCTCATACAACAGGAGTGAAACGTTGAACGCgaggaaatattttctaGAGAGTACTAAACCGTTTAGGAAAGAGGAAGTTCATTTAAGAAGCGGGGAGGAATCACGGGCAAGTAGCTCCGCTGAGGAGAGCGAAGACGACTTGGACGTGGACGACGAAGAGGGGGATGTCCCCACGAATGGTGAGATGACCAATGCTACGAATGGCGAGATGACCAATGGCACGAATGATGACGACCTCGAAAGGGACTCCAACAACTCGGACCACGTCTACCTGTGCAAAAACATAAGCGCAAAGGaaagatttaaaaagtaCCGAATTCTTCAGAGCTTCAAGTCGTCCTACATAGACGTGTACGAGGATTTACCACTGGCCTACTCACGCATTTATGATTAtgaaaattacgaaaatttAAGTAAATATTCGAAGAAAAAGTTCGTGGAAAACTCCAGAATTGTAAGGGGGGAATTCACCGTAACGGATGCCTACtgtttatttgttataaaaaatgatgggAAGTTGCTGCACTtaataaatgatataaagaagaagaacctgCCGATTGTCGTTTCATCTTTGCTGCCATATGAGCGAAAGGTGACCGTCGTCAACATGGAGGTGGAACGAATGGCATCGTATTCTGAAAAAGTAGAGTCAAAGGAGGTGTTCGAAATTGTGTGCGGATTTAGGCATTTTATAGGTTGCCCTATTTTTAGTGAACAAATTATTAAGGGGATACAGTCCAAGGGGAAGTATGAGAAGCATTTGAAGCACGGCAAGAAATATGTAGCTTCCATTTTTGGCTTCACGACTGTAACGAATGCCCCCGTTTTTTTGATAAAGAGAGTTCCTTCAGGGGGGAATGCGAACCTGTGTTTTTTGGCagcacgggggggggagtccGAAATGGGGTTAATTGGGCAGTTAGGGGGAAATACACTCCAGCTGGGACATTGCCACTACAGTGGAGAAGAACCCAATGTTGTGCACACTTCTGCTGATGCGTATGCGAATTATGGGGCCGATTGTGCGAGTACCACCCCCGTCATTGTTGCACACGGAAAGGTTGTCAACTGTGACTGCAAGAGGATAATTATGAAGAGAATAAGCCTGTGTGGagacattttcaaaattcataaaaagaaagcagTCATTCGAAACATGTTTTATAGGCCGGAGGacataaattatttcaaGCCTGCCCAGTTACACACAAAATTTGGGTTGACTGGAAAAATACTGGAATCTTTGGGCACCCATGGGAAAATGAAATGCCTCTTTAGTAACGTCTTGAAGCAGCACGACAAggtttttatctttttgtaCAAGCGAGTTTATCCGATGTGGTTTCCCCCCACGTGGGGCGGCGACCCCCGCTTGGGCCCCGATGATAAGCCCGTGCAGCGCAAgatgaagcggtga
- a CDS encoding sortilin, putative (encoded by transcript PVX_117890A): MKKKAETKLSRFKCHHHSDERETLAAASNRADRNKERDKSTHFRRALLFTFLFLFFSLTRFAQCQVTKKKVSVSEINFDSAVEDVQWCGNNHMTVLVKTVKGRLYRSSDGGKIWTNITSSLSENPVNKNEPANHTNDVTTVDLIMVNPVNKNIILIIGNQKNHFVSEDSGETFRLINYKNKINFWQFHSTKTHWALVSSWTSACYSTDEKSGECMQTLSVTKDLGRTFQLIDIYVVQFNWGDKDTHSEDTVYYTRHKNRNGHQQRFSGWSKDVDFVRTDNFGKNVDVLVKQGNKFLISNGYIFVAKLNDVIKQTVNMMVSTDGGKTFNKANLPENIHEKSYTVLDTSEGAIMLHVNHGTSSDRINTGNVYISDASGLNYTLSLPNNIRTSSGECEFDRILSLDGVYIANFLDENDDIKDEDLRFHNFKAQLEEDVSPFQTNTEKRKKQAAKGKNEDLVRTVISFNKGGHWSYLKAPKVDSRGNKYDCGDNCFLHLHGITNYHQYAPFYSIENAVGIIMGTGNVGSHLRYESDEVNTFLSRDGGVTWMEAHKGPYIYEYGDHGGLIVMADDLRKTNQIVFSWNEGQSWFDFELGQFSIDVDNIVAEPNSSSVEFLVYGTRNDVGVLYHLDFNALGQPLCKGLWAADSVSSDYETWSPTSGSFSDKCILGRKITYTRRKQTSECFNGKDLKRTVDKKSCECTPEDYECETGFTRKVGSYECKPNDPTLTIEGCTSSSYFYANAYRKVPGDICVNGWVPEKVPVPCPAHAPFNRSAKSILFILFILGLIMLIVTYLCRNPKFKHLFYNYGFDTFEHVKYSVIKTKRGNVSTNVFEPEMEFIDAEQDDNEEDVPTLLSYSNDRNRTRNNDFKLTRNRSNQNNYLTSRNVSPPKKYPENIELL, from the exons ATGAAAAAGAAGGCCGAAACGAAGCTGTCACGATTTAAGTGCCACCACCACTCAGATGAAAGAGAAACTCTAGCCGCTGCCTCCAACCGTGCAGATAGGAATAAAGAGAGGGATAAAAGCACACATTTCAGGAGAGCTCTgctcttcacctttttattcctttttttttccttaaccCGTTTTGCACAATGCCAAGTGACCAAAAAGAAAGTCTCCGTGAGTGAAATCAATTTCGACAGTGCCGTGGAGGATGTCCAATGGTGCGGCAACAATCACATGACTGTTCTGGTTAAAACGGTTAAAGGGAGACTGTACAGAAGTTCGGATGGAGGGAAAATTTGGACCAACATAACGAGCAGTTTGTCAGAGAATcctgttaataaaaatgagccAGCAAATCATACGAATGATGTGACCACCGTAGACCTCATCATGGTCAACCctgtgaataaaaatataattctaaTTATTGGTAAccaaaaaaatcatttcgtCTCGGAAGATTCCGGAGAAACATTTcgattaataaattataaaaataaaataaacttttGGCAATTCCATAGTACCAAGACACACTGGGCATTGGTATCCTCTTGGACTTCAGCTTGTTACTCTACGGATGAAAAAAGCGGAGAGTGCATGCAAACCTTATCGGTGACAAAAGATCTAGGGAGAACCTTCCAACTTATAGACATTTATGTGGTTCAGTTTAATTGGGGAGATAAAGACACCCATTCGGAAGACACAGTGTATTACACGAGACATAAAAACAGAAATGGACACCAACAGAGATTCAGTGGATGGTCAAAAGATGTCGATTTTGTAAGAACAgacaattttggaaaaaacgtAGATGTGCTAGTCAAACAAGGAAATAAGTTTTTAATCTCCAATGGGTATATATTTGTGGCTAAACTGAATGATGTCATCAAGCAAACTGTAAACATGATGGTTTCAACAGATGGGGGGAAAACGTTTAATAAAGCTAACTTGCCAGAAAATATTCATGAAAAGTCCTACACCGTTTTGGACACTTCCGAAGGAGCTATCATGTTGCATGTAAATCACGGAACATCATCAGATAGAATCAACACGggaaatgtatacatatcGGATGCATCTGGCCTCAATTATACTCTTTCTCTGCCAAACAACATTCGAACCTCATCAGGGGAATGCGAATTCGACCGAATATTAAGCTTGGACGGAGTGTACATTGCCAATTTTCTCGACGAAAATGATGATATAAAGGATGAAGATCTGCgatttcataattttaaagcaCAGCTGGAAGAAGACGTTAGTCCATTTCAAACAAATACagagaagagaaaaaaacaggcagccaagggaaaaaacgagGACCTCGTGAGGACtgtaatttcttttaataaagGTGGGCACTGGTCCTATTTGAAAGCTCCCAAAGTTGATAGTAGGGGAAATAAATATGACTGTGGGGATAACTGCTTCTTACACTTACATGGAATTACAAACTATCATCAGtatgcccctttttattcCATCGAAAATGCCGTTGGAATAATTATGGGGACTGGTAATGTAGGTAGCCATTTAAGGTACGAAAGTGATGAGGTGAATACTTTCCTGTCTAGAGATGGGGGAGTAACCTGGATGGAAGCACATAAGGGGCCATATATTTACGAATATGGAGACCATGGTGGGTTGATAGTCATGGCTGATGACTTACGTAAAACGAATCAAATTGTTTTCAGTTGGAATGAAGGCCAAAGTTGGTTCGATTTCGAATTAGGGCAATTTTCCATCGACGTTGATAACATTGTAGCGGAGCCCAATTCTTCTTCAGTTGAATTTTTAGTATATGGAACAAGAAACGATGTCGGGGTGCTTTACCATTTAGATTTTAATGCACTCGGTCAACCTCTATGTAAAGGGTTATGGGCAGCTGACTCTGTTTCTTCAGACTATGAAACGTGGTCACCTACCAGTGGATCCTTTTCGGACAAATGTATtttaggaagaaaaattacctACACAAGAAGAAAGCAAACGTCTGAATGCTTTAATGGAAAAGACTTAAAAAGAACTGTTGATAAAAAGTCCTGTGAATGTACACCAGAAGATTACGAATGTGAAACTGGCTTTACAAGAAAAGTGGGAAGTTACGAGTGTAAGCCGAACGATCCCACGCTGACCATCGAAGGATGTACTAGTAGTTCTTATTTTTACGCAAATGCGTATAGAAAGGTGCCAGGGGATATTTGCGTTAATGGGTGGGTCCCCGAGAAGGTCCCCGTGCCTTGTCCCGCGCACGCGCCATTTAACAGAA gtgCCAAGTCTATCCTGTTcatacttttcattttgggcCTGATCATGCTCATAGTGACGTACCTCTGCAGAAACCCCAAATTTAAGCACCTCTTTTACAACTACG GCTTCGACACCTTCGAGCATGTCAAGTACTCGGTCATTAAGACGAAGAGAGGAAACGTAAGCACCAACGTGTTTGAGCCGGAAATGGAGTTCATAGATGCCGAGCAG GATGACAATGAGGAAGATGTACCCACCCTTTTGTCATATTCCAACGATAGGAACAGAACGCGCAACAACGATTTCAAGTTAACGAGGAATCGTTCCAATcagaataattatttaacatCAAGGAATGTTTCCCCCCCGAAAAAGTACCCAGAAAATATTGAGCTCTTATGA
- a CDS encoding calcineurin B subunit isoform 1, putative (encoded by transcript PVX_117895A): MGNTQAILSEKDQKDLLQAANFSEVDIKKMYKRFVELDTNKNGQLDPNELFDVPEISDNPLVKRVISIFDSNSDGKVSFVEFLVGITKLASSTDDFQKKKFAFDIYDINKDGMISNGELFTVMKMMVGNNLNDIQLQQLVDRTILQADKDGDGMISFEEFKDMISHMDVGNKLKLDL, from the exons atggg AAACACACAAGCAATATTATCAGAGAAAGACCAAAAGGATTTGTTACAAGCAGCTAATTTTAGCGAAgtggatataaaaaaaatgtacaaaagaTTTGTTGAACTTgacacaaataaaaatggacaaCTAGATCCAAATGAATTATTCGACGTTCCTGAAATAAGTGac AACCCACTAGTCAAAAGAGTCATCTCAATCTTTGATTCCAACTCGGATGGAAAAGTTTCTTTCGTGGAATTCTTAGTTGGCATAA CCAAGCTAGCCTCGAGCACGGACGACTTCCAGAAGAAAAAGTTTGCCTTCGATATCTACGACATTAATAAGGACGGAATGATATCCAACGGGGAGCTGTTCACCGTTATGAAGATGATGGTGGGGAATAACTTAAATGACATACAG tTGCAGCAGCTGGTCGACCGAACCATTCTACAGGCCGATAAGGATGGAGATGGGATGATTTCCTTCGAAGAATTTAAAGAC atGATATCCCACATGGACGTTGGAAATAAATTGAAGCTAGATCTGTAG
- a CDS encoding PA14 domain containing protein (encoded by transcript PVX_117900A) — MEFFHLALLILALLLGQSYSQNYDKENLKKLTEYRQQHRKTVDGRLCAAAFVQDDQTYTDCTKATDPNGITGREWCYVEVQLVGKGNRDWDYCKGVVNYDVVRSKARTFYLAKANELSSAVTKLEGEKNKLEGIYEKYEGICGSTSEMVKKKIEEINDIAKNSSRNINKLLLQASSIGDSETKMYELADEVEKNRKPFLEDKRNCSILKAYSIEEKADGLIGSYYDNAYFSGYPVSIQSDKYINFVWDTGIPVENIPYQHFSVRWDGYLKIPQTGNYIITVEHDCGVRLFLDDSPILVDSMPYPKEEDSEEMRPISMLPIDKINAKVSKVSSEKLGLLGGKKYKFRVEYFHLSTIKYEHPDMVHIILSWKSDHIMEEIIPSNYFFQGNVTTPLRISQLRGEEYEIIFLQNGVHAFNDTTKFVVADIPAIFEKSKCIRSTLHNSSISSVNFRVNTHSVVFVAIPKEVKEIPLNDVTKRAFEGTKETLSIYQVEEENATNASEQSTYNIYSSEYPSGDVLINFLKPTPFLIFLEPRELHSSNSCRGYIQTVSLTNSRHFNSCYASSYESPKFDCSAGFSGNNQDKEYETWKTAADKSLGQYLSVNFKYEIDIHSFTFRTLSSMENPITELTLYFPNVKTPEVFAIFPGHHHYKLSTPVKAKSAKVVISKVSDPKRQSGGNVAFYGIPCVDPKNEQQNEQKDQREINIFFSSKNDSTSSKPLNWLIDNGLKKDQHGFFKYGWDRLPTPVESEFWDKKDPSHAGISFLPLECRNSKDACDTSNTWSIDLPHQGTYYMAIEIGSPSGRQELNSITINGDVYISNMFLKPRQYTKVASDISISDSKTLQISTDTNTVVQSVQLLFLHK; from the exons ATGGAATTTTTTCACCTGGCGCTGCTCATTTTGGCACTTCTCCTAGGCCAGAGCTACTCCCAGAACTATGACAAGGAGAATTTGAAG AAACTGACGGAGTACCGCCAGCAGCACAGAAAAACAGTCGACGGACGCCTGTGCGCCGCGGCGTTTGTGCAAGACGACCAGACGTACACGGACTGCACCAAGGCAACGGACCCAAACGGAATAACGGGCAGAGAGTGGTGTTACGTGGAAGTGCAGCTCGTAGGGAAGGGGAACAGAGACTGGGATTACTGCAAAGGGGTAGTCAACTACGATGTTGTCAGGTCAAAAGCTAGGACGTTTTACTTAGCAAAGGCGAATGAACTGAGCAGTGCTGTCACAAAACtggaaggagagaaaaacaaattggaaGGCATATATGAGAAGTACGAGGGAATATGTGGAAGCACCTCCGaaatggtgaagaaaaaaattgaagaaattaatgaCATTGCTAAAAACTCCAGTAGAAACATAAACAAACTGCTGCTCCAGGCATCGTCCATCGGGGACTCtgaaacaaaaatgtatgaacTAGCAGATGAGGTAGAGAAGAATAGGAAGCCCTTTCTGGAGGACAAAAGGAATTGCTCAATATTAAAAGCCTACAGtattgaagaaaaagcagaTGGGTTAATTGGAAGCTATTACGATAATGCCTATTTCTCAGGGTACCCTGTCTCCATCCAAAGTGAcaagtatataaattttgtgtGGGACACTGGTATCCCAGTAGAGAATATTCCGTACCAGCATTTTTCTGTAAGGTGGGATGGATACCTAAAAATTCCGCAAACGGGGAATTATATCATTACCGTAGAGCATGACTGTGGGGTGAGGCTATTTTTAGACGACTCCCCCATCCTTGTAGATAGCATGCCTTATCCTAAGGAAGAGGATTCAGAAGAAATGAGACCCATATCTATGCTTCCCAtcgataaaataaatgccaAGGTGTCTAAGGTCAGCTCTGAAAAATTGGGTCTACTTGGaggaaagaaatataaattccGCGTAGAATATTTCCACCTCAGTACTATCAAATATGAACACCCCGATATGGTCCACATAATACTCTCCTGGAAATCAGACCACATAATGGAGGAAATCATTCCaagcaattattttttccaggGAAATGTGACAACCCCTTTACGAATTAGTCAgctgaggggggaagaatacGAAATAATATTTCTCCAGAATGGAGTGCACGCCTTTAACGACACGACAAAATTTGTGGTGGCTGACATCCCagccatttttgaaaaatcaaaatgtatACGTTCTACTCTTCACAACAGTAGTATAAGCAGCGTAAATTTTAGGGTCAACACGCATAGCGTCGTCTTTGTGGCCATACCAAAGGAAGTGAAGGAAATCCCACTGAATGACGTAACGAAGAGAGCTTTTGAAGGTACAAAGGAGACTTTGTCAATTTATCaggtggaggaagaaaacgcGACAAATGCTTCGGAGCAGAgcacatataatatttactCTTCAGAATATCCCAGCGGAGATGTGCTCATAAATTTTCTCAAACCGACTCCCTTTCTAATATTTTTGGAGCCACGTGAATTGCATTCCTCCAATAGTTGTAGGGGGTACATCCAGACAGTTTCACTCACAAATTCGCGGCACTTTAATTCTTGTTACGCCTCATCATATGAGTCCCCCAAATTTGATTGCAGTGCTGGGTTCAGTGGAAATAACCAGGACAAAGAATACGAAACGTGGAAAACGGCAGCTGATAAATCGTTAGGGCAGTACCTAAGTGTGAACTTCAAATACGAGATAGACATCCACTCCTTCACTTTTAGGACTCTCTCTTCTATGGAGAACCCGATCACAGAACTAACTTTGTACTTTCCAAATGTTAAAACACCTGAAGTTTTTGCCATCTTCCCGGGACACCACCACTACAAGCTGAGCACCCCAGTGAAGGCGAAAAGCGCCAAGGTGGTCATATCCAAAGTGAGCGATCCCAAACGACAGAGTGGTGGAAATGTTGCCTTCTATGGTATCCCTTGCGTAGACCccaaaaatgagcaacaaaatgaacagaaagATCAGCGCGAAATTAACATCTTTTTTAGCAGCAAAAATGATAGCACGTCATCCAAACCGTTAAATTGGCTAATTGATAATGGGCTGAAAAAGGATCAGCATggatttttcaaatatgGCTGGGATAGGTTACCCACCCCCGTGGAATCGGAATTTTGGGATAAGAAGGACCCCTCACATGCGGGAatttctttccttcctttgGAATGCAGAAATAGCAAAGATGCGTGTGATACCTCTAATACGTGGTCAATTGATTTACCGCACCAAGGAACGTACTACATGGCCATCGAAATAGGATCTCCAAGCGGAAGGCAAGAGCTAAATTCCATCACAATTAATGGGGATGTTTACATAAGTAACATGTTTTTAAAGCCTAGGCAGTACACCAAAGTTGCCTCTGATATTAGCATCTCGGACAGTAAAACACTTCAGATCTCCACTGACACGAACACTGTAGTGCAGTCTGTGCAGCTTCTGTTCCTTCACAAGTGA
- a CDS encoding hypothetical protein, conserved (encoded by transcript PVX_117905A), with the protein MGERKMGAKDYRDLKFYNYIPVNKELKKSCVPCPDTEEFEAKLNEEFEEQVKNAFQGNVLDRIDAKNINADLKRDLQKKLNVLSKKTDKAIIELIKRKINEGKNRRGEDAFDDNYTNEQQDENVGNSNTTLNFNQNGDDANYGHLLQQAMDKLDVMDDSD; encoded by the coding sequence ATGGGcgaacgcaaaatgggggcgaAGGACTACAgagatttaaaattttacaattacATTCCCGTCAACAAGGAGCTGAAGAAATCCTGCGTGCCTTGTCCAGATACGGAAGAATTCGAAGCGAAATTAAACGAAGAATTTGAGGAACAAGTGAAAAATGCATTTCAAGGGAATGTTCTGGACCGAATTGACGCCAAAAATATCAACGCTGATTTGAAGAGAGATTtgcaaaagaaattaaatgTGCTGTCGAAAAAAACGGATAAAGCTATAATCGAGCTAAttaagaggaaaataaatgaaggcaaaaatcgcaggggggaagacgcCTTTGACGATAACTATACAAATGAGCAGCAGGACGAAAATGTGGGAAATTCTAACACGACGTTAAATTTtaatcaaaatggggatgaCGCGAATTATGGTCACCTCTTACAGCAGGCCATGGACAAACTGGACGTCATGGATGACTCCGACTGA